Part of the Thermoanaerobaculia bacterium genome is shown below.
CGCGCTGCGCGACGATCCGCGGCTCACCCCGGTCGGCGGCTTCCTGCGCCGCTACCGGCTGGACGAGCTGCCGCAACTGTGGAACGTGCTGGTGGGCGAGATGAGTCTCGTCGGTCCGCGTCCGGAGCGGCCCGGGTTCGTCCGCCAGCACCTCGCGGGCGTCCCCGGCTACGCCGAGCGCTTCGCCGTGTTGCCCGGGCTGACCGGCCTCGCGCAGGTCAACGGCGAATACCACTCGACGCCGGAGAACAAGCTGCGCTACGACCTCGCCTACATCTCCAACCGCAGCCTCTGGCTCGACCTATCCATCCTCGTCCGTACCGTACGGATCGTCCTGACGTCGCAGGGCGTCTGACACCGCCTCGCGCAGATCCAGCGGGACCTCCTTCAGCATCCGCGGATCGAGCAGAACCGCCTGACCGAAGTAGCGGATCGCCCGCTTCCGCGCCCCCTGCGAGTAGCAGACCTTGCCGAGGTTGACCAGGATCTCGGGGCGGGGCTCGAGCCGGAACGCCATGACGTAGGAGCTCCGCGCCGGCTCGAGCTCGCCGAGCATCAGGTGTTGCCCGCCGAGCAGCGCCGGGATCTGGACTTCGGCCCAGTCGAGCTTGCGGGCATCGGCCAGCGCGGCGAGGTGGCCGCGG
Proteins encoded:
- a CDS encoding tetratricopeptide repeat protein; translated protein: MRLAMRLLLPALLALAVVAQVRRGADLMRAQHLIYSVERRTLAMMRTGDLDKSKLRGHLAALADARKLDWAEVQIPALLGGQHLMLGELEPARSSYVMAFRLEPRPEILVNLGKVCYSQGARKRAIRYFGQAVLLDPRMLKEVPLDLREAVSDALRRQDDPYGTDEDG